A stretch of DNA from Brevibacterium sp. CBA3109:
GCAAGCCGGCATCGCTACAGGCGAGCGAACCGGACGGCTCGCGGGGCTCGGCGCCCTCGTCATGTCTCTCGTGCTCGCGATCGTCCTCATCGTCGCCGGTCTGCGCCTCATCGACGGACAGCTCAGCGTCGGCGCACTCATCGGCATCCTCGGCATGACCGCGTTCCTCACCGAGCCGATGCGCGCCCTGGCCGAGATCGTCGGTCTCTTCGCCCAATCCCATGGAGCCGCCCAGCGGATCTCTCAGCTGCTGACCGACATCGATGGCGCCGGAGCAGCGCCGACGACCGCACTCACACCAGCCATCGACATCGACGACGAGAAGATCAGCGTCCGGGGCTGGGTGGCAGGGGAGGGGCGCACGGTCGACTTCACCACCCAATTCGGCTCCCTGACCGCCATCGTCGTCGAACAAGCCGAGACAGAGACTGCGCTGATCACGGCTCTGGCTGGCCATGCCCGCAGCACCGGGCTGGGCCAGATGCTCGTTTCGCCGCACACGGTCGACCTGTTCGAAGGCACGATCCGCTCCAATATCACCATGATCCTCGGCGCAGGCGATGCTCCCGTGGCACCCGAGGTGCTCACCGCCTCGGGCGTCGATGAGCTCCTTGGCCTCGTCGACACCGGGCTCGACCACCGCATCCAAGAACTCGGCGGCAACCTGTCCGGCGGGCAACGCCAAAGAGTGGCCCTGGCCCGCGCCCTCCATGCCGATCCTCAGGTTCTCGTCCTCCACGAACCGACCACCGCGGTCGATGCCGTCACCGAAGCACGCATAGCAGACCGAGTCCAGGATCTGCGCAGCTCACGCGGGAACGCTGCCACGATCATTCTCACCAGCTCTCCGGCCTTTCTCGCAGCAGCCGACTCCGTCGTGTTCGTCCCTGACACCGGTCCTGTCCTCAGCGGGAAGCACGCCGAGCTCCTCGCCGCCGCAGACGAGCCCGCCGCTGGCGCATCCGCCGAGGCCTACCGAAACGCGGTGACCCGATGAGCGCATCTGCCGAGCCGACCGACCAGACCACCCTGTCAATCGCCTCCAGACGCCGCTCGTTCGCGCATCTGGCCCCGTTGCTTCGCTTACGGTGGAGCTGGCTCGTCGTGCTCGTTCTCGCCGGGATCGCCAACGCCGGTGCCGGGCTCGTCGGACCATGGGCGATCGGTCGTCTCGTTGATGTGCTCCCAGCTGGGGCCGGTTCAGACGTCGTCATCGAGTGCGCGATCGCTGTGGCCATCGCCGGTGTGGTCATGGCGTTGGGCACCTGGATCGGGGCGTGGGCGCTGGCCCATATCGCGATGCCCATCGTCGGTGACCTGCGCACACAGGTCGTCGAATCCGCACTGAGCCTGCAATCGCAGCGCGTCGAATCCACGGGCACAGGTGATCTGGTCTCCAGGGTCGCCGATGATTCCCGCAAGATCAGCGAGGCCGCCGCGCAGGTGCTGCCGCTCATCGTCGAATCACTTCTCATCGTCATTGTCTCTGCCATAGGTCTGGCCGCGATCGACTGGCGCCTGGGCCTCGTGGGTCTCGTTGCAGTACCGATGTATTGGCTCACCCTGCGCTGGTATCTGCCCAGGTCGGAACCGATCTACAAGGAGGAGCGCGCCGCGTTCGGCAGGCGTGCCGGACGCCTCCTCGGCGGTCTCACCGGTGCCCGAACCCTGCGTGCCTACCGCGCCGAGGCGGGGGAGCTGGACCGCATCGATGCTGCCTCGGGGCAGGCCCGGGACCTGTCGATCGGAGTGTTCAGTTTCCTCACTCGCGCCTTCTCACGCAACAACCGCGCCGAGGCTGTCGTCCTGTCCCTGCTCCTCATCGCCGGATTCGTGCTGGTCTTCTCCGGCCAGACCACGGCCGGTGCTGTGACTACCGCGGCTCTTGTCTTCCACCGTCTGTTCAATCCCATCGGTGCTCTGGTCGGGCTCTTCGACCAGATCCAATCCGCCGGAGCCTCGCTGACTCGTATGGTCGGCGTCATTGACGAGGCATCGACGTCGCCGAGGCGGTCGGGCGACATTTGCATCAACCGGCCTGCTCTCGTGCTGGAGAACCTGTGGTTCACCTACGACGAGGATCCCGGGTCGAGTAATCATGTCCTCAAGGGTGTGAGCCTGCGCCTCGAGCCGGGCGAAGTTGTCGCCGTCGTCGGCACCACGGGAGCAGGGAAGTCGACGCTCGCGCGGATCGCGGCGGGCCTCTCTGCGCCCTCGTGTGGGTGGGCCGGACTCGATTCGGGCACAGCCGCCTCGGCGGGGGAAGTGGAACTGACTGCGCTGCCGGAGTCAGTGCTGCGCTCACACATCAGCATGGTCTCGCAGGAGGTCCACACCTTCAGTGGAACCCTGCGTGAGAATGTGGCGCTGCCGGTCCCGGACGCCACAGACGAACAGATCGCTGCGGCGTTGACCAGGGTCGGGGCTGGCTGGGCCGGCGAACTGTCCGAAGGACTGGATACCGAGGTTGGTGACGGCGGCATTCGCCTGAGCGCGGTCGCGGACCAGTCGATTGCATTGGCTCGCCTGGTGCTCGCAGATCCGGACTTCGCGATCCTCGACGAAGCGAGCGCCGAGGCCGGATCCGCCGGCGCTCACGTGCTCGAAGCCTCTGCCCGTGCTGCAGTGGTCGGGCGTGGGGCCCTCGTTGTCGCCCACCGTCTCAGCCAGGCCGAGACCGCGGACCGCGTTCTCGTCATGGCGCACGGACGGATCGTCGAAGAGGGCACTCACGAGGAGTTGGTCGCGGCTGGTGGCCGTTATGCTCAGCTGTGGTCGGCCTGGTCCGCCTGAGCTGAGCACCCTGCGACTGACATCCCTCAGCTGAGTCCCAGGACCGTCGTCGCAATGGTGAAGTAGATGATCAGGCCGGTGGCGTCGCAGAAGGTGGAGATGAATGGGTTGGAGAACACCGCCGGGTCGGCGCCGATTCTCTTCGCGATGATCGGCATCAGCCCGCCCACGGTTGCGGCCATGATGCACACCGACAGCAGGGTGAGTCCGATGACCAGGCCGATCGCCCACCCGTAGACGAGGCCTGCGACGACGAAGCCCAAGAGGCCGAGTACGGCTCCCAGCATCGCCCCGACGCGCAGTTCGCGCCAGATGACTCTCCCCAGGTCGCGGATCCTCACCTCTCCCACGGCCAGCGCACGGGTCACGGTCGTTGCGGCCTGGTTGCCGGTGTTGCCTCCCGTACCGGTGAGCAGAGGGATGAAGAGGGCGAGGATGACGACCTGGTCGAGGCGGTCCTCATAGACCTCGAGGACCTGGACCGTGAGGATCGCCGACAGTGCGAGGACCAGCAGCCAGACGATGCGGCTCTTGACCAGCCGGAAGATGGTGGACGAGAGGTAGGACCGGTCCAGCGGCTCGGAACCGCTGGAGCGGGCGATGTCCTCGGCGTCCTCCTCGTCGACGATGTCGAGGACGTCGTCCATGGTCAGGATCCCGACGAGGCGGTCCTCCTTGTCTACGACGGGCATCGCAATGAGCCGGTGGGAGAGGAACAGGCGAGAGGCGACCTCGCGGTTGGTCAGCGCCTGCGTGCTGATCGATTCTCGCACCAAGTCCGCGACGAGATCTTCGGCGTCGGCAGCGATGAGATTGCGCAGGGACACAACGCCCAAGAGGACACGTCCGTAGCCGACGACGGGGAGGAGGTAGACGGTCTCGGGGCCGTCGATGCGGGCCCGGACGACTTCCATCGCTTCGGCGGCGGTCCAGTCCTCGTGGAGGCTGAGGACCTCCGGGGACATGTACCGGCCGATCGCAGCCTTCGGGTACCCGAGGACTGCAGTGGTCATTTCGCGTTCCTCGGCATCGAGGCCGCTCATCAGTTGGCGGGCGACGTTGGCGGGGAGTTCGCCGAAGAGTTCGGCACGGTCGTCGGGGTCGAGGCCCTCGACGATGTGGGCGACCTCTGGTTCGCGGAGGTTCTGGATGAGTTCCGCCTGGTAGCCCGGCGGAAGATTCTCGAACACGGCGAGTGCCTCATCCTTGTCCAGGATACGGAAGAGGACCGCCGACTGCAGCGGTGTGCTGGTGTGGACGAGACGGGTCAGCTCGGGCAGGGGCACCTGGTGCGCAAGATGGGCGATGGTGTCCATCGCCGGACGGTCGATACGACCCGTCAGTGCGGACTCGAGGCGGTCGGCCGCCGAGTTCTCCACCGTCATGTCTGGCATGACTGCTCCTTAGCGTCCGCTACCCGTGTGATCGCTGTCCACCCTATGCCACTGCGGGAGGCGGAGCCCAAAGGAGCCCGCGCAGAGGAGGTACGATCATCGCATGGTGGGGCAGCAGAGCTATGCGACGACATTCGAGACCGGAACCGTGACCAGGTGGATCCGACGCGCGACGCTGATCGCGACCGCAGTCCTTTCCGCAATACTGCTTGCCAGCTACCCGCTGCTGCCTGATCTGATTCCCACTCATTTCAATCTTGCGGGCGAGGCTGATGGCTATGGTCCGAGCTGGACGGTGTTCGTCATCGGCGGTCTGCTCTGCGCCCTCATCTGCGCAACGGCCTGGTTGTCGACAAGGCCGCAGGTTCTCAGTTTCCCGGTCGTCGTGACTCAGGAGAACTCTCAGCTGGTCTTCCGGGAGTCGGAACGGATGATGGTGTGGGTGTCAGCGTCACTGCTCATTGCCTATGTCGGTACCGCCATATCCATCTGGGGCGGCTACGGCGCCCCCGCCTTCATTGCGGGAATCCTCGGTCTGGTGCTCGCGACGATCGTCGGGGTCAAGAGAACCCTCTCGGCCGCCTGAGCCACCTCTTCGACCAGCACCCCCTCGAACATCACCCTCTTGGCCAGCACCCCCTTGGCCTGGAACGAAGAGTGAACTCAGCACGATTCGGTCCATCCTGAACTGTGGGCGTCCTAACATGGGGGTATGAGCGATCAGATCCCTGCCTCCGACCGTCAGCCCTCCCGCCGCCAGTCATTCCGCCAACTGCACCGGCCAGGGGAGCCGTTCCTTCTGCCCTGTGCCTGGGACGTCGCAAGTGCCCGATTGTTCGCCGAGGCGGGGCACCCGGCCGTCGGCACGACCAGCCTTGGTGTGGCAGCCGGCATCGGGGCCGCCGATGAGGACCGTGAAACCCTGACCGCCATGGCCGGTTTGATCGGGAACATCTCACAGGCCTTGCCTGAAACGCTGCTCACCTGCGATTTCGAGGACGGGTACAGCGACGATCCGGGTCCCGTCGTCGAGACCCTGCAGGGCAGCTTCGACGTCGACGGAATCAACATCGAAGATTCCGCTCGCGGCCAGCTCGTCGAGCCCGGGGCACTCGCCGACAAGGTCAGCGCGATCAAGGGGGCGATTCCTGATCTGTTCGTCAACGCGCGCATCGACACGTACTGGACTGGGCAGGACAACCTCGGCGACACCCTTGAGCGGATGCACCGCTATGTCGATTCCGGGGCCGATGGGATCTTCGTGCCCGGGGATCTTGACCTGGAGACTATCGGGCGGATCGTCGAGGCCTGTCCGCTCCCGGTCAATGTGCTGGCCAGTCCGCGCTTCTTCCGCGATGAGTTCGCCGAGGTGGGGGTGGCCAGGATCAGCACCGGCTCGCTGCTCTACCGAACCGCGATCTCAGCGGCATTGCACTCGTTGAGTGGGCTGAGCGGAGACCGCCCGGTGCAGACAGCGAACGTGCTGTCCTACCGGACGGTCTCCGAGCTGGGCGACTAGCCTCAGCTCAGTCTTCGCCGCCATCAGCGAGCGCGTCGAGGTCATCGCCGGCGAGCGCGTCGACGTCGAGGTCATCGCCGGCGAGCTCGGCGACTTCAGCCTCGTCTTCGTCGTCGGAGACCATCTCATCGCCGGGGCGGTTGCCCAGTTCTGCGGCGGTGGTGGAGTCTGTGGAGAACTCACCGGGGATGTCAGGGGCATCGAGCTCGTCGTCCTCGCCCGAGTTCTCGAGGAGAGCATCGTCGGCCCCTTCGATGCCGGTTCCCTCGGGGCCGTCGGCCCCTGGCTCGACGAGAGGGGAGGCTTCCGCATCGGATTCGACGTCGGCATCGAGGGCGGTGTCGACGTCATCGGCTTCGGCTTCGGCAGCGTTGAGCTCCGGGTCATCGAGTTCGTCGGCGGTGGGTTCTTCGAGAGTGGGATCATCCATCACAGGCGCCCCCATCTCGGGTTCGTCTGGCCGCTGTGTCGGATCGGTGGGATTGTCGCTCATGATCGCTCCTTCGGTGGTGGTCGATGCTTCTGTCTGTCGACGCCCACATTGTTGCACGAGCAGGGGCCCGCGCGCAGGTGTCCTGGCTCGCCCGGATTGGGTGAACGCTGCTGCGATCACCGGCGGTCGTAGCGTTCCTTCCACGTCCGCCAGTCCCATGCGCTGAGGAACTCGTTTGCTGCAGTCTCCCCGGAGCGAATGAGATCGAGCTTGTCCTCTCGTGTCAGGGTGAAATCGGTGCTGCTCTGGGACGCAGTGTCGACGAAGATCGTTCGATCGGTGACAGAAGGCTCATCGATATGGCGCCGGTCGTGGGCGTTGATCATGGTCGACAGGAGCGAGAGGCCATATTGGTAGGTGTTCGCATTGGGCCGCCATTGGGTTTCGGCCCTCGTCCTGGCGGAAAGCATCACACCCAAGGTGGGCCAGCGTGCAGGCTGTTGATCCCTCCGGTCGAAGATGTCGACGGGGAAGTTCGACAGCAGTCCGCCGTCCGCCCCGAGCAGCGTGGCGCCACCGGCTATTCGCGGATCTGCTCGCAGAGATCGGGGTCGGAAGAAGAACGGTGTCGCGGCCGAGGCGCAGACTGCCTCGGCGACAGACTGAGAATCCGGGTCGACACCGAGCGCCGATTGGTAGTCCCAAGGCAGTCGCAGCATGCGACCGCGAGAGACATCGGAGACGATGACCACGAGGCGATACTGCCGCTCCGGCGGCAGTGCGCTGTGGGGGTCATGCAGGCGAAGGTCTCCCCAGGTGCGGATGCCCTGCGCGGCGAGGATGTCGGCAAGGAAGTCGTGGAGGGCGGTGCCGAGGTACATGCCCTTGTGGAACAGGAGTCCCTGGATCTTGCCGAGCCACGGCACGAAACGGAAGGCCGGGCTGAGGTCTTCGAAGTCGGTGAAGTCCTTGCTGAGGATCGTCTCGATGAGCCTCTCCGGCGCGATGCCTGCGGTGGTCAGCGCTCCGACGACCGCGCCGGCCGAGGTTCCCGCGATGCGGTGGATGGAGTACTCGGCCGAGCTCAGGGCATTGACCGCGCCGACGAGGCCGGGAAGTTTGGCTCCTCCGCCTTCGAGGACCAGATCGGTGACGGCCATGACGCCCTCCTTCTCAGCTGCCTCGGTGTCCCATCGACCTTGGTGTCGATGCGCCTTCTCTCATTGTCCACCTAGGCCTTCGTGCCGGCCGGAAGTCGCGTCCGGTGTCAGCGCCGAACGCGGACTGGGTCGGCATCATTGCGCTCCGAGGCCGGTGAGGCAGTGTCCGGCCCTGCAGTCACGGGTCGTCGGCCAGTGAAGTGATCCATGGTCTTGTTGACGCCGAGGAAGTCCATCACCTGATCGAAGACCCGTGTGGGCAGCAGTCGCACACCTGGCACCAAACGAACGAACGGGGGCATGACAAGCTGCTCACGCCCGGACTCGACGGAGTCGATGACCTTGTCCGCGACCTCCGTCTCCTCGAGAATGGGCAGCAGGCGGGGGAATTCGGTGGTCACACCTTCGAACATGCCGGTGTTGATGTAGAAGGGGCAGACGAGGAGCGTTCTCACATTGCTGCCATCGGCCCGCAGCTCTGCGCGCAGAGACTCGGTGAAGCCCACGGCCGCGAACTTGCTTGCCGAGTAGTCGGTCTGCCGGGCAACCCCGGTGAGTCCCGCGGCGCTGGAAATGGTGACGATGGTGCCGCGGTCACGTTTGAGCATTCCGGGCAGGAAGGCGCGTGTCACCCAGTACAGGGCGAGGGTGTTGACGTCGTAGACGCGTCGGATCGCGTCCTCGTCGGTTTCGAGCAGCTTCTTGCCGGTGACGATTCCCGCGCAGTTGATGACGACATCGACCGGTCCGGATTCTTCGGCAGCGGCTGCCACCTGGTCGGAGTCGCCCACATTGACGGCAAATGAACGGGCGTGCGATCCGGTCGCCACGATCTCATCGCGAACGCTCTGTCCGCGTTCTTCCGAGAGGTCCCAGATCAGAATCTCTGCGGCGCCACGGGCTGCAGAATCCAGAGCCATCAAGCGTCCGATTCCGCTGCCAGCCCTGGTGATCAGCACTCGTGCACCGGCGATTTGGGTTCCACGTTTCATGTGACTGCTCCTTTGCATCATGGCTTCAGCCGAAACTCCCAGGCTGAGGCTTCAAGCGAGTGGTCGATACCTCAGTCCACGTTAGAGGGTTATAGGCCAGATTGTGTGTACAGGATAGGCCTCTTGCCCAGTAGGCAGTAGGCCAAGACATGGTTGAACATGCTCTGGAAGCATGTTCAGTGTCAGTTCCCCGGAATCACCCCCGATGTGGTGTATGCGCAAACAAGCTCGTCAAGAACGGTCAGACCACTGCCGGCCGGACCCGATGGCGGTGCAAACACTGCGGGGCCTCAACATCCCAATCTCGGACCGATATCAGCAGGAAGGCCGAGTTCACCAGCTTCATATCTTGGCTGACTAGCACCCGCGCCAGGGGCGAGTTCGCCACGAGCACACGGACCTTCACGCGACAAACACAATGGTGCTGGAACGTGATTCCCACCGTCACTGCCACCGGCGAGGTCCATGACCAGATCATGCTCGATGGCACCTATTTCAATGGCTGGTGCGTCCTCATCGCCCATACCGGCAAACACGCCATCGACTGGCAATGGTGCGACCAGGAAAAGACCGCGTCGTGGACCGCGCTCATTCGACGCATCCCCGCCCGCGTGGCCGCGATCGTCGATGGCAACGGGCCGTTGACAACGACGATCAAACGATTGTGGCCAGGCACCCGCATCCAGCGGTGTCACTTCCATGTCCGGCAAGCCGCGAATAAGCACCTCACCAGACGACCGAACCTGCCGGCGAACAAGGAACTCCTCGCGATCTACACGATGCTCACCGACGTCAGCACCCTCGAGCAGGCAGCCGCCTGGACGGGCGAGTTCGCCGGGTGGGAAGCCAAATGGGAGGCCTTCCTCAAACACCGCACCACGGCTCAATCAGGTGCCCCTAGGCCCTCGTATGTCCGACCGGGACAGCACTGGTGGTACACGCATCTGCGGACCCGCCGGGCGTGGAAACTCGTTGCGGGCCTGATCCGTGACGATCAGCTCTTCACCTGGCTCGAACTGGCCGAGGAAGGGCTCGTGATCGCGAAGACAACGAACGCGTTAGAGGGCGGGCCGAACAAGGCCATCAAGGACTTTCTGCGCCATCACAGGGGACTGCCGGTCGAACATGCTCGTCGGGGAGTCGACTGGTTGCTGTACCGGCAGACAGAAGCTGCGAGTGATCCGTGGGAGCTCGTCACACCGTCAGCGTGGGCGAAGAAGCCTGAACGCAGACTCGTGCGCCCTGATTCGGGACGGAGTGAGACGACTTCGTTGTACGGGACCTCGTTCAGTATCGAGGACGGCAACGGGATCCAGAAAGGGTGGGGTGGACGATCACGGTGAATCAGTGACACCAGGCTGGTCAGACACGCCCTACCCATACACACATTTTGGCCTATAACCCTGATCTCAGGTGTCCAAAAAGCGTCTACCAGTTCTAGCAGAAGCGTCCACTGCAGGGGATGCATGACGCCCATGAGGTTGTCAAGCCTAGGCACGAAAAAGCCCCGCGATCCCAGCTGAACACTGGGAAGGCGGGGCTTTCTAATCGTGGCTCCGACCGGCGTCGATCCGGTGACCTTTCGATTTTCAGTCGAACGCTCTACCAACTGAGCTACAGAGCCAGGCCGCCAACATACCGAAGCATGTTGAGAGAAACAAAGGCCCTTCCGAAGAAGAGCCTTGTGCTCCGCGACCCTGACCGGACTCGAACCGGCGACCTCCGCCGTGACAGGGCGGCGCGCTAACCAACTGCGCTACAGGGCCTAACATGTTGCATCTGATCCGATGTTGGACTTGTCAATCCTACACCGTACCCCCAACGGGATTCGAACCCGTGTCGCCGCCGTGAAAGGGCGGTGTCCTAGGCCTCTAGACGATGGGGGCCCAGGTTGTCCTCGGATTCCCCGGGGCAACGACGTTAAGCTTATCCCAACCATTTCGCAGAGTGCAAACCGATATCGAGTGTCCTCGGTCACACTGATTCAGGCGACGGTGGGAGGGCCGCCCGCAGTCCCTTCGAAGGTCATCCCGTTAGGCTGGTGATCATGGAAGACCTCAGTGGCGAAGAGTTCGAAATGATCCTTGACGAGGCGCTCGACCAGCTCCCCACGGGCGTCACCGATGAGCTCGACAATGTCGCTCTCTTCGTCGAAGACCGGCCTGAGGACGGAAACACGCATCTGCTGGGGCTCTACGAGGGAACACCGGTGGGGGAGCGAGGCATCTCCGGGCTGGAGCTGCCGGACAACATCTTCCTCTACCGCGACAACCTCATTGCATTCGCTGATGACCGTGACCACCTGCTGCGCGAGATCGTCATCACCATCGTCCACGAGATCGCACACTTCTACGGAATCGATGACGAGCGGCTCCACGAGCTTGGCTGGGGTTGAGGCCTGCGACCTTTCGCAGTTGACCACGAAGACCAGCGTCACTCCAGGTCGTAGGTGGTGTCTGACCTTTCATCGCGCGTCATTGATTGGCGCTTGAGCCTGGACTTCGCTTATTGTGGGCGGGTACCCATCAGTATTCGATACAACATTCCGTCCGTATCGACGCGGGAACACAGGGGGCGATCAGCCCCGGGCAGAAATGCTCCGCGTGTCCTCGCAGATTTACGGGCAGGAGGCACGACCCCTTTATGACAGTGGCATCCAAACCGACAAGTGCGGCTACCCCGGCCGTCCGTGTACTCAATCTGGCAGGCATCGATTACACCCTGCACAGCTTCGATCACGATCCGAGCACCCGCCGTTACGGAACTGAAGCCGCCGACAAGCTCGGCGTCGGCTCCGACCAGGTATTCAAGACCCTCATGATCCAGGTGGACGGCGCACCCGTCACCGCTCTGGTTCCCGTTTCCGGGCAGCTTGACCTCAAGGGTCTCGCGTCCGCGCGTGGCGCGAAGAAGGCCCAGCTGTCAGGCGTGGCCGAGACCGAACGTCGCACCGGCTATCCGGTGGGCGGAGTCTCCCCGTTCGGGCAGCGCCATGCTGTGCCGGTCGTCATCGACCGCACCGCACTCGAGCATTCCTCGGTCTTCGTCTCGGCAGGCCGTCGTGGCCTCGAGATCGAGATCCGTCCCGAAGATCTCGTCATGCTGACCAATGCACAGGTCGGGAAGATCGCAGCGCTGGACTGATCAACCCAGTACTGATCAACCCAGTACTGATCAACCCAGTACTGATCACGCCCATTCGACGTCACCGACGGCGGGTTCTGCCTGCCCGGCGGTGACGTCTGCGTACATCGCCAGGGCCGCATCCACCTCGGCGACTGGGACCATCATGTCGATCTCCACAGTTGCACCGTACTGTGACCGCG
This window harbors:
- a CDS encoding IS1249 family transposase, which gives rise to MVEHALEACSVSVPRNHPRCGVCANKLVKNGQTTAGRTRWRCKHCGASTSQSRTDISRKAEFTSFISWLTSTRARGEFATSTRTFTRQTQWCWNVIPTVTATGEVHDQIMLDGTYFNGWCVLIAHTGKHAIDWQWCDQEKTASWTALIRRIPARVAAIVDGNGPLTTTIKRLWPGTRIQRCHFHVRQAANKHLTRRPNLPANKELLAIYTMLTDVSTLEQAAAWTGEFAGWEAKWEAFLKHRTTAQSGAPRPSYVRPGQHWWYTHLRTRRAWKLVAGLIRDDQLFTWLELAEEGLVIAKTTNALEGGPNKAIKDFLRHHRGLPVEHARRGVDWLLYRQTEAASDPWELVTPSAWAKKPERRLVRPDSGRSETTSLYGTSFSIEDGNGIQKGWGGRSR
- the ybaK gene encoding Cys-tRNA(Pro) deacylase, giving the protein MTVASKPTSAATPAVRVLNLAGIDYTLHSFDHDPSTRRYGTEAADKLGVGSDQVFKTLMIQVDGAPVTALVPVSGQLDLKGLASARGAKKAQLSGVAETERRTGYPVGGVSPFGQRHAVPVVIDRTALEHSSVFVSAGRRGLEIEIRPEDLVMLTNAQVGKIAALD
- a CDS encoding SDR family oxidoreductase, with product MKRGTQIAGARVLITRAGSGIGRLMALDSAARGAAEILIWDLSEERGQSVRDEIVATGSHARSFAVNVGDSDQVAAAAEESGPVDVVINCAGIVTGKKLLETDEDAIRRVYDVNTLALYWVTRAFLPGMLKRDRGTIVTISSAAGLTGVARQTDYSASKFAAVGFTESLRAELRADGSNVRTLLVCPFYINTGMFEGVTTEFPRLLPILEETEVADKVIDSVESGREQLVMPPFVRLVPGVRLLPTRVFDQVMDFLGVNKTMDHFTGRRPVTAGPDTASPASERNDADPVRVRR
- a CDS encoding isocitrate lyase/phosphoenolpyruvate mutase family protein, whose protein sequence is MSDQIPASDRQPSRRQSFRQLHRPGEPFLLPCAWDVASARLFAEAGHPAVGTTSLGVAAGIGAADEDRETLTAMAGLIGNISQALPETLLTCDFEDGYSDDPGPVVETLQGSFDVDGINIEDSARGQLVEPGALADKVSAIKGAIPDLFVNARIDTYWTGQDNLGDTLERMHRYVDSGADGIFVPGDLDLETIGRIVEACPLPVNVLASPRFFRDEFAEVGVARISTGSLLYRTAISAALHSLSGLSGDRPVQTANVLSYRTVSELGD
- a CDS encoding metallopeptidase family protein gives rise to the protein MEDLSGEEFEMILDEALDQLPTGVTDELDNVALFVEDRPEDGNTHLLGLYEGTPVGERGISGLELPDNIFLYRDNLIAFADDRDHLLREIVITIVHEIAHFYGIDDERLHELGWG
- a CDS encoding ABC transporter ATP-binding protein encodes the protein MPQTPSSGSMLLRRAARRRLGLLLPGIITMSLWQVCEALVPVAIGIVVDVAIIPLSVPALIVSIVGIGLLFTVLSLGYRFGARFCNSAREHEAHALRVEITHAALTSANLPPDRASGEVLSIASADADTAAQSFAQAGRGIASVLGMITAAVFLLIADPVTGLAVLIAVPIGLIIVALPGRSVSAKANAQLEAVARAGRSASDLMHGLRVIKAMGGEPWAVSRYRHTSDEAAQAGIATGERTGRLAGLGALVMSLVLAIVLIVAGLRLIDGQLSVGALIGILGMTAFLTEPMRALAEIVGLFAQSHGAAQRISQLLTDIDGAGAAPTTALTPAIDIDDEKISVRGWVAGEGRTVDFTTQFGSLTAIVVEQAETETALITALAGHARSTGLGQMLVSPHTVDLFEGTIRSNITMILGAGDAPVAPEVLTASGVDELLGLVDTGLDHRIQELGGNLSGGQRQRVALARALHADPQVLVLHEPTTAVDAVTEARIADRVQDLRSSRGNAATIILTSSPAFLAAADSVVFVPDTGPVLSGKHAELLAAADEPAAGASAEAYRNAVTR
- a CDS encoding ABC transporter ATP-binding protein translates to MSASAEPTDQTTLSIASRRRSFAHLAPLLRLRWSWLVVLVLAGIANAGAGLVGPWAIGRLVDVLPAGAGSDVVIECAIAVAIAGVVMALGTWIGAWALAHIAMPIVGDLRTQVVESALSLQSQRVESTGTGDLVSRVADDSRKISEAAAQVLPLIVESLLIVIVSAIGLAAIDWRLGLVGLVAVPMYWLTLRWYLPRSEPIYKEERAAFGRRAGRLLGGLTGARTLRAYRAEAGELDRIDAASGQARDLSIGVFSFLTRAFSRNNRAEAVVLSLLLIAGFVLVFSGQTTAGAVTTAALVFHRLFNPIGALVGLFDQIQSAGASLTRMVGVIDEASTSPRRSGDICINRPALVLENLWFTYDEDPGSSNHVLKGVSLRLEPGEVVAVVGTTGAGKSTLARIAAGLSAPSCGWAGLDSGTAASAGEVELTALPESVLRSHISMVSQEVHTFSGTLRENVALPVPDATDEQIAAALTRVGAGWAGELSEGLDTEVGDGGIRLSAVADQSIALARLVLADPDFAILDEASAEAGSAGAHVLEASARAAVVGRGALVVAHRLSQAETADRVLVMAHGRIVEEGTHEELVAAGGRYAQLWSAWSA
- a CDS encoding patatin-like phospholipase family protein — its product is MAVTDLVLEGGGAKLPGLVGAVNALSSAEYSIHRIAGTSAGAVVGALTTAGIAPERLIETILSKDFTDFEDLSPAFRFVPWLGKIQGLLFHKGMYLGTALHDFLADILAAQGIRTWGDLRLHDPHSALPPERQYRLVVIVSDVSRGRMLRLPWDYQSALGVDPDSQSVAEAVCASAATPFFFRPRSLRADPRIAGGATLLGADGGLLSNFPVDIFDRRDQQPARWPTLGVMLSARTRAETQWRPNANTYQYGLSLLSTMINAHDRRHIDEPSVTDRTIFVDTASQSSTDFTLTREDKLDLIRSGETAANEFLSAWDWRTWKERYDRR
- the mgtE gene encoding magnesium transporter, which gives rise to MPDMTVENSAADRLESALTGRIDRPAMDTIAHLAHQVPLPELTRLVHTSTPLQSAVLFRILDKDEALAVFENLPPGYQAELIQNLREPEVAHIVEGLDPDDRAELFGELPANVARQLMSGLDAEEREMTTAVLGYPKAAIGRYMSPEVLSLHEDWTAAEAMEVVRARIDGPETVYLLPVVGYGRVLLGVVSLRNLIAADAEDLVADLVRESISTQALTNREVASRLFLSHRLIAMPVVDKEDRLVGILTMDDVLDIVDEEDAEDIARSSGSEPLDRSYLSSTIFRLVKSRIVWLLVLALSAILTVQVLEVYEDRLDQVVILALFIPLLTGTGGNTGNQAATTVTRALAVGEVRIRDLGRVIWRELRVGAMLGAVLGLLGFVVAGLVYGWAIGLVIGLTLLSVCIMAATVGGLMPIIAKRIGADPAVFSNPFISTFCDATGLIIYFTIATTVLGLS
- a CDS encoding DUF1648 domain-containing protein; its protein translation is MVGQQSYATTFETGTVTRWIRRATLIATAVLSAILLASYPLLPDLIPTHFNLAGEADGYGPSWTVFVIGGLLCALICATAWLSTRPQVLSFPVVVTQENSQLVFRESERMMVWVSASLLIAYVGTAISIWGGYGAPAFIAGILGLVLATIVGVKRTLSAA